The genomic window CATTCGGCCTGCCGATAATGGAAATAAACCCTGATTTAAACTCTGTGCGTTCTTCTCTGTTATTCATGTAAATCCTCCGGTGAAAATGCTCCTGGTAATAGCTCTTTTACAGTTAGTTCTTTTATATCGCCATTTAAATTTGTTAAGACTACTTTCATATCTTGAGGGCAAAGCTCAGAAATGACCTGACGGCATGCTCCGCACGGCGGCACCGGACGTTTCGTGTCCGCAATGACGGCTAAAGCCTTAAATTTCCTGTCTCCTTCTGAAAGAGCTTTAAATAACGCTGTTCTTTCTGCACAATTTGTAAGGCTGTATGCTGCATTTTCGATGTTGCAGCCATGGTAAACCTTGCCGTCATCTGTTAACAACGCTGCCCCCACTGCAAATTTAGAGTAAGGAACATATGCTTTTTCTCTTGCTTTTTTTGCTTCTGTAATTAATTGTTCCATAATCAAAACAATTTCTTCCTTTCCATAAAGAAGACTGCCTCCTCACTATTTTACCTTATTTTTTCGTTTATTTCATTGCTTATAGCAAAATCGCGATAAATTTTTTGAATTTTCTAAATATATTTTAAGATGGAGTGTTGTTGCACTGTACATTTTATCGAAACAGAGGAG from Bacillus methanolicus includes these protein-coding regions:
- a CDS encoding cytidine deaminase, giving the protein MEQLITEAKKAREKAYVPYSKFAVGAALLTDDGKVYHGCNIENAAYSLTNCAERTALFKALSEGDRKFKALAVIADTKRPVPPCGACRQVISELCPQDMKVVLTNLNGDIKELTVKELLPGAFSPEDLHE